The Chryseolinea soli genome contains a region encoding:
- a CDS encoding phosphatase PAP2 family protein gives MIRRHYVVLFLLSACLTTKLLPAQSIADTTHRHQAWKKVVVVPSVLIGAGLVSMTDNEVLDRFEIEEERNEHLPRFRTHVDDYLQYAPIVAVYGLNALGVKGEHDFANRTVLLIKSELIMAALVLPLKKLTAVPRPDTGAPTSFPSGHTAQAFAAATFLHKEYGREHPLYSVLGYTTATGIGVLRVLNNRHWMSDVLAGAGIGILSTNLAYLTHQYKWGKHHKHLSGATIIPSYGQKAMGLYVSIPIR, from the coding sequence ATGATCCGCAGACACTACGTCGTTCTATTTTTGCTGAGTGCATGCCTGACCACGAAGCTGCTGCCGGCCCAGTCGATCGCAGACACAACGCATCGCCACCAGGCCTGGAAAAAAGTGGTGGTTGTGCCCTCCGTGTTGATCGGCGCGGGACTTGTGTCCATGACCGACAACGAAGTACTCGACCGGTTCGAAATTGAGGAAGAGCGCAACGAACACCTGCCCAGGTTCCGGACGCACGTAGATGATTATCTCCAATATGCTCCCATCGTTGCTGTATACGGATTGAATGCCCTGGGCGTGAAAGGTGAACACGACTTTGCCAACCGCACCGTGTTATTGATCAAGTCGGAGTTGATCATGGCCGCGCTTGTATTGCCCCTAAAAAAACTGACCGCCGTCCCCAGGCCCGACACCGGTGCGCCCACGTCATTTCCTTCGGGGCACACGGCGCAGGCCTTCGCCGCCGCCACGTTTCTGCACAAAGAATATGGGAGGGAGCACCCGCTCTATAGCGTTCTCGGCTACACCACGGCTACCGGCATCGGTGTGCTGCGGGTACTCAACAACCGGCACTGGATGTCCGACGTGCTGGCGGGAGCGGGCATCGGCATATTGTCCACCAACCTGGCCTATCTCACGCATCAGTATAAATGGGGCAAACATCACAAACACCTTTCCGGTGCAACGATCATTCCATCGTATGGACAAAAGGCAATGGGGTTGTATGTCTCCATACCGATTCGATGA